A single window of Grus americana isolate bGruAme1 chromosome 6, bGruAme1.mat, whole genome shotgun sequence DNA harbors:
- the SF3B1 gene encoding splicing factor 3B subunit 1 isoform X3 — protein MAKIAKTHEDIEAQIREIQGKKPALDEAQGVGLDSTGYYDQEIYGGSDSRFAGYVTSIAATELEDDDDDYPSTSLLGQKKPGYHAPVALLNDIPQSTEQYDPFAEHRPQKIADREDEYKKHRRMMIISPERLDPFADGFYSAA, from the exons ATATTGAAGCACAAATTCgagaaattcaaggaaaaaagcctGCCCTTGATGAAGCACAAGGAGTAGGCCTTGATTCCACAGGATATTATGATCAAGAAATCTATGGTGGCAGTGACAGCAGGTTTGCTGGATATGTCACTTCTATTGCAGCAACTGAATTGGAAGAT GATGATGATGACTACCCATCTACAAGTTTGCTTGGCCAGAAGAAGCCAGGCTACCATGCTCCAGTGGCATTGCTTAATGACATACCACAGTCTACTGAACAG taTGATCCTTTTGCAGAACACCGTCCTCAAAAGATTGCAGATCGGGAAGATGAGTACAAAAAGCACAGGCGGATGATGATAATTTCCCCTGAGCGTCTTGATCCTTTTGCAGAtg GCTTCTATTCTGCTGCTTGA